One Desulfobulbus propionicus DSM 2032 DNA segment encodes these proteins:
- a CDS encoding permease: MEPLQSPGCSCAKQATAGEAVIEKNVQWGKIILLSLFSLGIWLVIYNNLEPFSSYVTYSLFEIKKGSQLGGAIQFFLYDTPKVMMLLTLIVFVIGVIRSFFTQERTRQYLAGKRETAGNVMAALLGIVTPFCSCSAVPLFLGFVQAGIPLGVTFSFLIAAPMVNEIALALLYGLLGWKVAALYLSTGLLIAMVAGWVIGRLKLETWIEDWVQEMRAGEALVFERKLSWPDRIDQGKDAVRDIVGKVWIYVVAGIAVGAFIHGYVPEDFMAQVMGKDAWWSVPAAVVVGIPMYSNAAGIVPVVEALLGKGAALGTVLAFMMSVIALSLPEMIILRKVLKPKLIAVFVFVVGCGIVFTGYLFNTII, translated from the coding sequence ATGGAACCACTGCAATCTCCCGGCTGTAGTTGCGCCAAACAAGCAACTGCTGGCGAAGCTGTCATCGAAAAAAATGTTCAATGGGGCAAAATCATCCTCCTCAGCCTGTTCAGCCTTGGGATCTGGCTTGTCATCTATAACAATCTGGAACCCTTTTCATCCTATGTAACCTATTCTTTATTTGAGATAAAAAAGGGCAGCCAACTTGGTGGCGCCATCCAGTTTTTCCTCTATGACACGCCAAAAGTCATGATGTTGCTGACTTTAATCGTGTTTGTCATTGGCGTTATCCGTTCCTTTTTCACTCAGGAACGCACCCGGCAATATCTGGCCGGCAAGCGTGAAACCGCAGGGAACGTCATGGCTGCCCTGCTCGGGATTGTCACCCCCTTCTGCTCCTGTTCCGCCGTTCCCTTATTTCTCGGTTTCGTTCAGGCAGGTATTCCCTTGGGGGTCACTTTCTCGTTTCTCATTGCGGCTCCGATGGTCAACGAAATTGCCTTGGCGCTTCTATATGGCTTGCTTGGTTGGAAGGTCGCGGCCCTCTATCTCAGCACCGGACTCTTGATTGCCATGGTTGCAGGTTGGGTTATCGGTCGCCTGAAACTCGAGACTTGGATTGAGGATTGGGTCCAGGAAATGCGGGCCGGTGAAGCCCTTGTCTTTGAAAGAAAACTCTCCTGGCCGGATCGGATCGACCAGGGCAAGGACGCTGTTCGTGATATCGTCGGCAAAGTCTGGATCTATGTGGTCGCCGGCATCGCGGTTGGCGCCTTTATTCATGGGTATGTGCCGGAAGATTTCATGGCGCAGGTTATGGGCAAAGATGCGTGGTGGTCTGTTCCGGCGGCGGTGGTCGTCGGCATTCCCATGTACTCCAATGCTGCCGGCATTGTACCGGTAGTCGAGGCACTGCTCGGCAAAGGAGCCGCTTTGGGGACAGTGCTGGCTTTCATGATGAGTGTGATTGCGCTCTCTTTGCCGGAGATGATTATTCTTCGCAAGGTCCTGAAACCAAAATTGATCGCAGTTTTTGTTTTT
- a CDS encoding ArsR/SmtB family transcription factor translates to MKTFLRVMKALSDPNRVRILKLLEKNALCVCEIQEALGIAQPTVSSHMKILEDAGLVEKERQGTWMIYSQADGKESVYSGRMLIVLQDWLNEDPELLRMKQALPDTTCQRAYLKK, encoded by the coding sequence ATGAAAACATTCTTGCGTGTCATGAAAGCTCTTTCGGATCCGAATCGGGTGAGGATATTGAAACTTCTTGAGAAAAACGCTCTCTGTGTCTGTGAGATTCAGGAAGCGTTAGGCATCGCCCAACCGACCGTCTCCAGCCACATGAAAATTCTTGAGGATGCTGGATTGGTGGAAAAAGAACGGCAGGGAACCTGGATGATATACAGCCAGGCTGACGGGAAAGAGTCCGTGTACTCGGGGAGAATGTTGATTGTCTTGCAGGATTGGCTGAATGAAGACCCTGAACTGCTACGGATGAAACAAGCTTTGCCGGACACAACGTGTCAACGGGCATATCTTAAAAAATGA
- a CDS encoding ArsR/SmtB family transcription factor, with product MEKQRPTEKEMALVEAKANVLKALGHPTRLWMAEQLADGEKCVCELAEFIDADFSTISKHLSVLKQAGVVDDEKRGKQVYYRLKVPCILKYMSCVEAVIKASVKEQVEMLA from the coding sequence ATGGAAAAGCAACGACCGACTGAAAAAGAGATGGCCCTTGTTGAAGCGAAAGCCAACGTCCTGAAAGCATTGGGCCACCCAACAAGACTGTGGATGGCCGAACAGCTTGCCGATGGGGAAAAATGTGTTTGCGAATTGGCTGAGTTCATCGACGCCGATTTTTCGACCATTTCAAAACATCTGTCTGTCCTTAAACAGGCGGGGGTGGTCGACGATGAGAAGCGGGGCAAGCAGGTTTATTATCGGCTTAAAGTGCCGTGCATTCTCAAGTATATGTCGTGCGTCGAGGCTGTCATCAAAGCAAGCGTGAAAGAACAGGTTGAGATGCTAGCATAA
- a CDS encoding permease has translation MEWKVEWKYLLLIIGVFLACYYLPVGTERFDNAILEAFHLVKWYAQEHVLLCLVPAFFIAGAIGVFVSQTSVMKYLGPTANKVIAYGVAAVSGTILAVCSCTILPLFSGIYRMGAGLGPACAFLYSGPAINVLAIILTARILGTEIGVARGVGAVLFSVIIGALMAFIFRSEEQEKATVQMALPEEEVKRSLLQNALYFASMVGVLVFANWGKPQEPVGVWATIYAMKWMITSGFAAALGLILIVWFKMRAWKVGLIAAPVVAFAMFFPEQPVVAFAAGFVGLSIFTSTDKDELGDWFSSSWGFAKQILPLLLFGVLIAGALLGRVGHEGLIPSEWVAKAVGGNSLLANFFASFAGAFMYFATLTEVPIVQGLIGSGMGKGPALALLLAGPALSLPNMLVINSVLGVKKTVTFVSLVIVMATFCGMLFGSFFN, from the coding sequence ATGGAATGGAAGGTTGAGTGGAAATATCTCCTTTTGATCATTGGTGTTTTTCTCGCCTGTTATTATCTGCCCGTGGGGACGGAGCGGTTTGACAATGCCATTCTAGAGGCCTTCCATCTCGTCAAATGGTATGCGCAAGAACATGTTCTGCTCTGCCTGGTCCCGGCCTTCTTTATCGCCGGGGCGATTGGAGTTTTCGTCAGTCAGACCTCGGTCATGAAATACCTCGGCCCGACCGCCAACAAGGTGATCGCCTATGGCGTGGCCGCTGTTTCCGGCACCATCCTTGCGGTGTGTTCCTGTACTATCCTTCCCTTGTTCAGCGGTATTTACAGGATGGGGGCTGGACTTGGACCAGCCTGCGCTTTTCTCTATTCCGGTCCGGCTATCAATGTGTTGGCCATCATTCTCACAGCACGAATTCTTGGCACTGAAATAGGTGTTGCCAGAGGTGTAGGAGCCGTCCTGTTTAGCGTGATTATTGGTGCGCTCATGGCATTTATTTTCCGTAGTGAAGAACAGGAAAAAGCAACAGTCCAAATGGCCTTACCCGAAGAGGAAGTCAAACGTTCTCTCTTGCAGAATGCTCTCTATTTTGCCTCGATGGTAGGGGTTCTGGTTTTTGCTAACTGGGGTAAGCCGCAGGAACCTGTGGGTGTCTGGGCAACCATCTATGCCATGAAATGGATGATCACCTCAGGATTTGCCGCAGCTTTGGGCTTGATCCTGATTGTTTGGTTTAAAATGAGGGCTTGGAAAGTCGGTCTGATCGCCGCTCCTGTGGTGGCCTTTGCAATGTTCTTCCCAGAGCAGCCTGTGGTGGCCTTTGCAGCAGGTTTTGTTGGATTATCCATTTTCACCAGCACAGATAAGGACGAATTAGGGGATTGGTTCTCCTCTTCATGGGGATTTGCTAAGCAAATTTTACCATTATTGCTCTTTGGCGTGCTGATAGCCGGCGCTTTGCTGGGTCGTGTTGGTCACGAAGGCCTTATACCTTCAGAATGGGTTGCCAAAGCCGTGGGCGGCAACTCTCTTCTAGCCAATTTTTTTGCCTCCTTCGCCGGAGCTTTCATGTATTTCGCCACTTTGACTGAAGTTCCGATCGTCCAAGGGCTCATCGGCAGCGGCATGGGCAAGGGACCTGCGTTGGCACTACTTCTCGCTGGCCCTGCTTTGAGCCTACCCAATATGCTGGTGATCAATAGTGTCCTTGGAGTGAAAAAAACAGTCACCTTTGTCAGTTTGGTGATTGTGATGGCCACTTTTTGCGGCATGTTGTTTGGCTCGTTTTTTAACTAA
- a CDS encoding thioredoxin family protein, producing MKVQILGPGCAKCTKLMDTAAAAAQELGIACEFEKISDVNQIMGFGVMMTPGLVVDGEVKSVGKVPSLEEMKKLLKK from the coding sequence ATGAAAGTTCAAATTTTAGGCCCGGGATGCGCCAAATGTACCAAGCTTATGGATACTGCGGCAGCAGCCGCTCAAGAACTGGGCATTGCCTGTGAATTTGAGAAGATTTCGGACGTGAATCAAATCATGGGATTCGGCGTTATGATGACCCCAGGTCTTGTGGTCGACGGGGAAGTGAAAAGCGTCGGCAAGGTGCCATCGCTGGAAGAAATGAAAAAACTATTAAAGAAGTGA
- a CDS encoding putative zinc-binding protein gives MSAMQTGCGCSCGGGDAGPKVIFSCSGCADVGELADQAARKLTRDGAGKMACLAGISGKVSGIVKSAEAAQSILAIDGCPLDCTRKTLEIAGFSRVNHLRLSDLGFEKGDTEVSRASIASVISKAMIYL, from the coding sequence ATGAGTGCAATGCAAACCGGATGCGGTTGTTCCTGCGGTGGTGGGGATGCAGGACCAAAAGTCATTTTTTCCTGTTCAGGGTGTGCCGATGTTGGTGAACTCGCTGATCAGGCTGCACGTAAATTGACCAGGGATGGCGCGGGCAAAATGGCTTGCCTGGCAGGGATTAGTGGCAAGGTCAGTGGCATCGTAAAATCTGCCGAGGCTGCGCAGTCAATTCTGGCCATAGATGGCTGCCCACTCGACTGCACCCGCAAGACCTTGGAGATTGCCGGGTTCTCCAGAGTTAACCATCTTCGCTTGAGTGATCTTGGCTTTGAGAAGGGGGATACGGAGGTGTCCCGTGCGTCTATTGCCTCGGTCATCAGCAAAGCAATGATCTACCTTTAA
- a CDS encoding thioredoxin family protein has protein sequence MRTYSFPGALMALALFVSIGLFALSQTPVMAEPLPEVPAPGLVTIVDIGAKKCIPCKMMAPILEELTKEYQGRAAVIFIDVWEKPEAGPKFGIRAIPTQIFYDAQGKEVTRHEGFLDKQSIVSMFTKLGVK, from the coding sequence GTGCGAACGTATTCTTTCCCGGGTGCCTTGATGGCTCTCGCCCTATTTGTATCTATTGGACTCTTTGCGCTCTCCCAAACGCCAGTCATGGCAGAGCCTTTGCCAGAAGTACCAGCCCCCGGCCTGGTGACCATAGTCGACATTGGGGCTAAAAAATGCATCCCCTGCAAGATGATGGCCCCCATCCTCGAAGAGTTGACCAAAGAATATCAAGGACGTGCAGCGGTCATCTTCATAGATGTCTGGGAAAAGCCTGAAGCGGGACCTAAATTTGGTATACGGGCTATCCCTACACAGATCTTTTATGACGCGCAAGGCAAAGAAGTAACCCGTCATGAGGGCTTTTTGGATAAGCAATCCATTGTCAGCATGTTCACCAAATTAGGGGTCAAGTAA
- a CDS encoding cytochrome c biogenesis CcdA family protein produces MDQVFLTINAWMTQGLLLGALGCFLWGMVSVLFSPCHLASIPLIVSYVAGQNQIVAGKKAVLYAVAFTIGLFITIATIGVVCTLLGRMLGDVGPYMSIAVGAILVWVSLDILGVAKCSMSSGLMAKIKVKGLFGALVLGLAYGILSGSCTFGFIAPILAIITVQQKILTGVVFILLFGIGHCIPIAVAGSSTAMVKRFLENSAWQQGSGLFRKLAGVCIGALGIYFISQPLMAIV; encoded by the coding sequence ATGGATCAGGTCTTTCTCACCATCAATGCCTGGATGACTCAGGGCCTCCTCTTGGGGGCCTTGGGCTGTTTTCTCTGGGGCATGGTCAGCGTTTTGTTCAGTCCCTGTCACTTGGCCTCCATCCCCCTTATTGTCAGTTATGTGGCGGGACAGAATCAAATCGTGGCAGGAAAGAAGGCTGTTCTTTATGCCGTGGCATTTACCATCGGTTTATTTATCACCATCGCCACCATTGGCGTTGTTTGCACCTTGCTTGGGCGCATGCTTGGCGATGTCGGACCCTATATGAGCATCGCTGTGGGTGCAATTCTTGTCTGGGTTTCCCTGGATATCCTCGGCGTGGCCAAATGCTCCATGTCCAGTGGACTTATGGCGAAGATTAAGGTGAAAGGGTTGTTTGGCGCGCTCGTTCTTGGTTTAGCCTACGGTATTCTTTCCGGATCGTGCACCTTCGGCTTTATTGCCCCCATTCTTGCTATCATTACCGTGCAACAGAAAATCCTCACCGGAGTCGTTTTCATCCTTCTCTTTGGGATTGGCCATTGCATTCCCATTGCCGTTGCCGGCAGCTCCACCGCCATGGTCAAACGATTTCTGGAAAACAGCGCCTGGCAACAAGGAAGCGGCCTTTTCCGTAAACTTGCCGGTGTTTGTATTGGCGCCTTGGGGATTTATTTCATTAGCCAACCGCTCATGGCAATAGTGTAG
- a CDS encoding universal stress protein, whose amino-acid sequence MFNRFIVATDLSPASFAMVQHIGNLKLCGARHCLLLQCLSPEEYDSTVFAYDTKVLSNILRQQKEILKNQGYSVETRVVSGNTKHQLNQIALRENYALFVVGTREYSLIGESFLGGGANDVMHHACKPVLRLRGDLGTGEKNYATNHFRFNEHVLYPTDFSDNSTRAFRYVKELVACGAQRVTLFHVQKPQHGHSQKVRPGDAGDSPLQYLKDLQEALRGIGKAKIRIEMREGSPTPEILRWMLEHEVQLVVMASHCRNMVEEFFVGSVSHDIARHAEASVLFIPSVHPNSWSVQ is encoded by the coding sequence ATGTTCAACCGGTTCATCGTCGCAACGGATTTATCCCCGGCATCCTTTGCAATGGTGCAGCACATTGGGAACCTGAAGCTCTGTGGTGCTCGTCATTGCCTGCTTTTGCAGTGCCTCTCGCCTGAAGAATATGATTCGACAGTCTTCGCTTATGACACCAAGGTGTTGAGCAATATCCTCCGACAACAGAAGGAAATTCTGAAAAATCAGGGATATTCAGTTGAAACGCGTGTTGTATCGGGCAACACGAAACATCAGCTTAATCAGATAGCCCTGCGAGAAAATTACGCCCTCTTTGTGGTGGGGACACGGGAATATTCCCTTATCGGTGAGAGCTTTTTGGGGGGTGGTGCCAACGATGTAATGCACCATGCTTGTAAACCCGTTTTACGCCTGCGGGGCGACTTGGGAACAGGAGAGAAAAATTATGCCACCAACCATTTCAGATTCAATGAGCATGTGCTTTACCCCACCGACTTCTCCGACAATTCAACTCGTGCGTTCAGGTACGTCAAAGAGCTGGTGGCCTGTGGTGCACAAAGGGTAACGCTTTTTCATGTTCAGAAACCACAACATGGCCACAGTCAAAAGGTTCGGCCAGGTGATGCAGGTGATAGTCCCTTGCAGTATTTGAAAGATTTGCAGGAGGCTCTGCGAGGTATTGGCAAAGCCAAAATTCGAATTGAAATGCGTGAGGGCTCACCAACGCCGGAAATTCTTCGCTGGATGCTGGAGCACGAAGTGCAATTGGTCGTCATGGCATCCCATTGCCGAAACATGGTTGAAGAATTCTTTGTTGGCAGCGTGAGCCACGATATTGCCCGTCATGCAGAGGCCAGTGTGCTTTTTATCCCTTCGGTACACCCCAATTCGTGGTCGGTTCAATAG
- a CDS encoding rhodanese-like domain-containing protein produces MNDTLLQWAGCCLALMLLAGGCANKEQGEQSVSVTDKVTSSSSTTTNYKGKVASFSKRAQAIFLTVGSGANAQTVRVKFDDATKGVDEIAEGHFVTIDYELRDGEAYATSVQQNKATLPEGVTNIDTDELLRLIRERASFVLVDPRPMDRYKQSHLPGAVSISIDLSEQQQTELLPQDKNTLLVFYDGGHGRGTAITSAAAAKNKGFANVRVYTTGRAAWMDASLPTYSTREYIQSGNVLVIDTRPKKTSAVGRIKGAYTLSVDTINATLRDLPRDAPIVLYGDEATKALELLTDEGFTAVTLLDGGYASWVEAGSKIEKGPISTAKIKWERKLETGEVSLDDFRKAVSGKEKDILLIDVRGRDEIGKQPLITNAINIPLDELPAQEATLPKDKMMYLYCSTGARAKMAYNELANAGFKAKFLRMNIKDLSAR; encoded by the coding sequence TTGAACGATACGCTGTTGCAATGGGCTGGATGTTGTTTGGCGCTCATGTTGCTGGCCGGTGGCTGCGCCAACAAGGAGCAAGGAGAACAGTCGGTCTCTGTCACCGACAAGGTGACTAGCAGCTCATCCACAACCACAAACTACAAGGGAAAGGTCGCGAGTTTCTCCAAACGAGCCCAAGCCATATTTTTAACAGTCGGGTCGGGCGCTAACGCACAAACAGTCCGGGTAAAATTCGATGACGCAACCAAAGGCGTCGATGAGATCGCAGAAGGCCATTTTGTCACCATCGACTACGAGTTGAGGGATGGCGAGGCCTATGCCACCAGTGTCCAACAAAATAAAGCGACTCTGCCTGAGGGTGTGACCAATATAGACACCGATGAGCTGTTGCGACTCATCCGGGAACGGGCCTCGTTTGTCCTGGTGGACCCTCGGCCGATGGATCGTTACAAGCAATCACATCTCCCCGGCGCGGTCTCCATTTCGATCGATTTATCCGAACAGCAGCAAACCGAGCTACTGCCACAGGATAAAAATACGCTCTTGGTGTTCTATGATGGCGGACACGGTCGCGGCACGGCCATAACCAGTGCTGCGGCAGCCAAAAATAAAGGATTTGCGAACGTCCGGGTCTACACAACGGGCCGGGCGGCCTGGATGGACGCTTCTTTGCCCACCTACTCCACCAGGGAGTATATCCAGAGCGGCAATGTCCTCGTGATCGATACACGCCCTAAAAAAACGAGTGCGGTCGGTCGAATCAAGGGAGCCTACACCTTGTCTGTCGATACAATCAATGCAACCCTGCGTGATTTGCCCCGTGACGCGCCCATCGTGCTGTATGGCGACGAGGCAACAAAAGCACTGGAGTTGCTGACCGATGAGGGTTTCACCGCTGTAACGCTCCTGGATGGTGGATATGCGAGTTGGGTTGAAGCAGGGAGCAAGATTGAGAAAGGGCCGATCTCTACCGCCAAGATCAAATGGGAACGGAAGCTGGAAACGGGCGAGGTGTCGCTGGACGATTTCCGCAAGGCCGTCTCTGGCAAAGAAAAAGATATTCTTCTCATTGATGTACGTGGCCGTGATGAAATCGGCAAGCAGCCACTCATTACTAACGCCATCAATATCCCCCTGGATGAACTCCCCGCGCAAGAAGCCACGTTGCCCAAGGACAAGATGATGTATCTTTACTGCTCCACCGGAGCGCGTGCCAAAATGGCGTACAACGAACTGGCAAACGCCGGCTTCAAAGCCAAATTCCTGCGCATGAATATCAAAGATCTTTCTGCCAGATAA
- a CDS encoding cation diffusion facilitator family transporter has translation MAHDHCHNHNHHHAPDNFNRAFAIGIVLNLLFVGVEAGYGLFADSLALVADAGHNLSDVMTLLIAWAAMAVAKRSATAKHTYGFKKGTILVSLGSALFLYAAIGVIIWEAFGRLLSPVPVHGMTITVVAAIGVVINTVTALLFMAGRKKDLNLKAAFLHMAADAIVSAGVVVSGLVITATGWNMLDPVLSIVIALFILFAGWGLLKDSLHLTMAGVPPHINAEKVLDYLTAIPEVRCVHDLHIWATSTTENVLTAHLIMQSGGSDAFLHETAEYLHHHFDIHHTTLQIERSDIGGVCHTDQGNGQGNCWPGRLVNVEQRMQEEHRQSCSCTAS, from the coding sequence TTGGCACACGATCATTGTCACAACCATAATCACCATCACGCCCCCGATAATTTCAATCGGGCTTTTGCCATCGGTATAGTGCTCAATTTGTTGTTTGTCGGAGTGGAGGCTGGGTACGGCCTGTTTGCCGATTCATTGGCCCTGGTGGCCGATGCGGGACACAACTTGAGCGATGTTATGACCCTGCTCATCGCTTGGGCGGCCATGGCAGTTGCCAAGCGGTCAGCAACGGCAAAACATACCTATGGGTTCAAAAAAGGAACTATTCTTGTCTCTCTTGGCAGCGCACTGTTTCTCTATGCGGCCATTGGAGTGATCATTTGGGAGGCATTCGGACGGCTGCTGTCACCGGTTCCCGTTCACGGCATGACAATCACCGTGGTTGCTGCCATCGGCGTGGTCATCAATACCGTGACGGCCTTGTTATTCATGGCGGGGCGCAAGAAGGATCTCAACCTCAAGGCTGCATTTCTCCACATGGCTGCGGATGCCATTGTCTCTGCCGGTGTGGTGGTGTCGGGATTGGTCATCACGGCTACCGGTTGGAATATGCTCGATCCAGTATTATCCATCGTTATCGCGTTATTCATCCTCTTTGCCGGCTGGGGTTTGTTGAAAGACTCTCTCCATCTCACCATGGCCGGGGTTCCTCCCCACATCAATGCGGAAAAAGTTCTGGATTATTTGACGGCCATTCCGGAAGTGCGGTGCGTCCACGACCTGCACATCTGGGCAACCAGTACCACGGAGAACGTCTTGACAGCGCATCTGATCATGCAATCTGGCGGGAGCGATGCATTCCTCCATGAAACAGCGGAATATCTGCACCATCATTTCGATATTCACCATACAACCCTACAAATCGAACGTAGTGATATAGGGGGTGTTTGCCATACGGACCAGGGAAACGGGCAAGGGAACTGCTGGCCTGGGCGACTGGTCAATGTGGAGCAAAGAATGCAAGAAGAACACAGGCAAAGCTGCTCATGCACTGCATCGTGA
- a CDS encoding rhodanese-like domain-containing protein, with translation MKRFRLIAMLLSVLLVNAPLFAQEEKNISFDDYLKSFDYKERKNMKIEIPEMLELYKQGSAQIIDIRFPEEYQAYSFSFIKSIPLNELPARLAELDKNKIIVTICPHYDRAEIARTYLTLKGYRSKYLVDGAVGLAEYLRGDKARDFINAIKK, from the coding sequence ATGAAGCGTTTCAGATTAATTGCGATGTTACTTTCTGTACTTTTAGTGAATGCTCCTCTATTTGCACAAGAGGAGAAAAACATTTCATTTGATGACTATCTCAAATCGTTTGATTATAAAGAACGAAAAAATATGAAAATTGAAATCCCTGAAATGCTGGAACTCTACAAACAGGGATCTGCCCAAATTATCGATATTCGCTTTCCTGAAGAATATCAGGCATACAGTTTTAGTTTTATCAAGAGCATTCCGTTGAACGAACTTCCTGCGCGGCTCGCCGAACTTGATAAAAACAAAATTATCGTCACCATTTGTCCTCATTACGACCGGGCAGAAATAGCACGAACTTACCTGACATTGAAAGGATATCGTTCAAAATATTTAGTCGATGGCGCGGTTGGGCTGGCCGAATATCTCAGAGGTGATAAGGCACGAGATTTTATCAATGCCATAAAAAAATAA
- a CDS encoding rhodanese-like domain-containing protein — translation MSISSTVHALEDVKIIDRVQTEHLLQHGAVFIDNRPEYKFSLGHIKGAINLPFFIANDPSNKMTKENLSLAIGNNELVVFYCTGMERAYHALKQARQWGITAEMYWYKNGFEEWKMFYPPHLD, via the coding sequence ATGAGCATTTCCAGCACCGTTCATGCTCTCGAAGATGTCAAAATTATCGACAGAGTACAAACGGAACACCTTTTGCAACATGGCGCTGTCTTTATTGACAATCGCCCTGAATATAAATTTTCCCTTGGCCATATCAAAGGAGCCATAAACCTTCCTTTTTTCATAGCCAATGACCCATCAAACAAGATGACCAAGGAGAATCTTTCCCTGGCCATTGGCAACAACGAGCTTGTCGTCTTTTACTGTACCGGCATGGAGCGCGCCTACCATGCCCTGAAACAGGCGCGACAATGGGGGATCACTGCTGAAATGTATTGGTACAAGAATGGATTTGAAGAGTGGAAGATGTTTTACCCGCCGCACCTTGACTGA
- the atpD gene encoding F0F1 ATP synthase subunit beta: MPYHGTVLSIRGSVIDVRFPPSHLPVINSRLLTGARQHIVLEVQAHLHDDTVRCIALNNTQGLERNTVVVDTGTTIEVPVGNRLLGRVFNVFGETIDGGTPLAGGEWRSIHQTPVSLAERGTQSQVLQTGIKALDLLVPLERGGKAGLFGGAGVGKTVLITELINNIVGQYEGVSLFCGIGERSREAEEIYREIEKAGVLDKTIMVFGQMNEAPGARFRVGHAALTMAEYFRDVQKRDVLLLIDNVFRFIQAGLEISGLMGRLPSRVGYQPTLASELAELEERICNTVNGAITSIQAVYVPADDFTDPAATHTFAHLSATIVLSRKRASEGFYPAIDLLRSSSKMLSPQIVGKRHYQVAQEIKKTLAVYEDLKDIIAMLGLEELSQEDRNVVQRARRLERFLTQPFHTTEHFTGLPGKLVALEDTISGCERILGDEFANCPEKYIYMIGTVDEHECVANGGRRG; encoded by the coding sequence ATGCCGTATCATGGCACAGTTCTCTCAATCCGGGGAAGCGTTATCGATGTGCGTTTCCCTCCCTCTCACCTGCCGGTGATTAACAGTCGGCTGCTCACTGGCGCACGCCAACATATCGTTTTAGAAGTGCAAGCGCACTTGCATGACGACACCGTCCGCTGTATCGCCCTCAATAACACCCAGGGCTTGGAACGCAACACCGTCGTTGTCGATACCGGCACCACCATCGAGGTGCCGGTGGGTAACCGCCTTCTTGGTCGGGTGTTCAATGTTTTTGGCGAGACCATCGATGGGGGAACGCCCTTGGCAGGCGGCGAGTGGCGCTCCATCCATCAGACACCTGTTTCATTGGCGGAACGGGGTACACAATCGCAGGTGCTGCAAACAGGAATCAAGGCCTTGGATTTGCTTGTACCCTTGGAGCGGGGTGGGAAAGCAGGCCTTTTTGGCGGGGCCGGGGTAGGCAAAACCGTGCTCATTACCGAGTTGATCAACAATATCGTCGGCCAATACGAGGGGGTCAGTCTCTTCTGCGGCATTGGCGAACGCTCCCGGGAGGCCGAGGAGATCTACCGGGAAATAGAGAAGGCGGGAGTTCTCGACAAGACCATCATGGTGTTTGGGCAGATGAATGAAGCCCCCGGTGCCCGCTTTCGTGTCGGTCATGCCGCCCTGACCATGGCCGAATACTTCCGCGATGTGCAAAAACGCGATGTGCTCCTGCTGATTGATAACGTCTTCCGCTTTATTCAAGCAGGCTTGGAGATATCGGGACTGATGGGGCGGCTCCCATCTCGGGTCGGGTATCAACCCACCCTGGCCTCGGAGCTGGCTGAGTTGGAAGAACGGATCTGCAACACAGTCAACGGCGCAATCACCTCCATCCAGGCCGTGTATGTCCCGGCGGATGATTTCACCGATCCCGCTGCCACCCACACCTTTGCCCACCTCTCGGCAACCATCGTCCTTTCTCGGAAAAGAGCGAGCGAGGGGTTCTATCCGGCTATCGATTTACTGCGGTCCTCATCGAAGATGCTCTCCCCCCAGATTGTCGGCAAGCGCCATTATCAAGTTGCCCAGGAAATCAAAAAAACGCTGGCTGTCTATGAAGATCTGAAAGACATCATCGCCATGCTGGGACTTGAAGAACTCTCTCAGGAAGACAGAAACGTAGTGCAACGCGCCCGCCGCCTGGAGCGTTTTCTCACCCAGCCATTTCACACCACGGAACATTTTACCGGCTTGCCTGGAAAACTGGTGGCTTTGGAAGACACGATCTCAGGCTGCGAGCGAATCCTGGGCGATGAATTCGCCAACTGCCCGGAAAAATACATTTATATGATTGGAACGGTCGATGAGCATGAGTGTGTGGCCAACGGAGGCAGGAGAGGATGA